One segment of Brassica napus cultivar Da-Ae chromosome C3, Da-Ae, whole genome shotgun sequence DNA contains the following:
- the LOC125583482 gene encoding uncharacterized protein LOC125583482 — MKLYLWDKAASDFCEKFKSYGSTPRVLLVTTVNPKHLGGTLALTSMVSSRVFMDNDVQPSRDYLGWLSSNSDLANKINAEVVTKPETATLEELFAYIKQETAKVQ; from the exons ATGAAGCTTTATCTATGGGACAAGGCCGCATCTGACTTCTGCGAGAAATTCAAATCTTATGGAAGCACTCCACGCGTTCTGTTGGTCACCAcagtaaaccctaaacatcTTGGAG GAACCCTTGCTCTCACTTCGATGGTATCATCTCGAGTGTTTATGGATAACGATGTCCAGCCTAGCAGGGATTATCTTGGATG GCTGAGCTCCAACTCAGATCTTGCTAATAAGATTAATGCTGAGGTTGTTACTAAGCCCGAGACAGCGACTCTAGAGGAACTTTTCGCCTACATCAAGCAAGAGACTGCTAAGGTACAGTAG